A stretch of Gouania willdenowi chromosome 21, fGouWil2.1, whole genome shotgun sequence DNA encodes these proteins:
- the LOC114455534 gene encoding transcription factor 7-like, protein MWASEQHVQPEDTFFYWPEDYDDGYGAQQINGQYIAQLLQDQTTFADDQDGAPNYEDLTTVDVLSIAEYCHPQNPCPTTINPIPNDVHMQAQQHIELQTFIPSAVSAMTDNGLPMFTAGMNPLPTFGGQNENDFVSIVQPEPPAVPAVPAPPVKAPVLKKVNKRKAEKVEEGLYIKKPPNAFMLFLKEHRKSAEEDLGVRTSAVVNKFLGERWKSLPAEDKDQYNTEAKRCALLHHKQNPGWTNKKNYAKKRRIIRRVGVFTC, encoded by the exons ATGTGGGCCTCAGAACAGCACGTTCAGCCG gaagatacttttttttactggccTGAGGATTATGATGACGGGTACGGGGCCCAACAAATAAATGGCCAGTACATTGCCCAACTGCTTCAGGACCAAACAACGTTCGCTGACGACCAGGACGGGGCTCCAAACTATGAAGACCTGACAACCGTTGATGTCTTGTCTATCGCAGAGTACTGCCACCCACAAAATCCTTGCCCTACAACCATCAACCCCATTCCTAATGATGTGCACATGCAGGCCCAACAACATATTGAGCTCCAAACCTTCATCCCATCGGCTGTGTCTGCTATGACA GATAATGGACTTCCAATGTTCACTGCAGGGATGAATCCACTTCCCACTTTTGGAGGACA GAATGAGAATGACTTTGTTTCAATCGTGCAACCAGAACCCCCAGCAGTCCCAGCAGTCCCAGCCCCCCCAGTGAAGGCTCCAgtcttaaa AAAGGTGAACAAGCGTAAGGCAGAGAAGGTGGAAGAGGGGCTGTACATAAAAAAGCCCCCCAATGCCTTCATGCTGTTTCTCAAAGAGCACAGGAAGTCTGCGGAGGAAGATCTGGGCGTGAGGACAAGCGCTGTCGTCAACAAATTCCTCGGTGAACGG TGGAAGTCATTGCCAGCAGAGGACAAAGATCAGTATAATACTGAGGCCAAACGTTGTGCTTTGCTCCACCACAAGCAGA